Below is a window of Leptospira sp. WS58.C1 DNA.
TTCGTTGATAAGAATATCCCGAACATACATAAGTTGTTGGACTTCCCACGGATTTTTGATCCTGGAAAATGCTTCCTTAAACCTGGGAGGAAATACGGAAGTCCTGAATACTCTCGCTTTTAGAAAACTATCCCATTCATTTGTGGAGAATATATCCCAGTATTTTAAGAAAAATGGGAAATCATAAGAATAACGTAATGGATATCTGTTCGCGAAATCGGTCCCAGAATCGGGATAATATTCCAAAATGGCGTAATCTAAGGGAATTTCTTTCTTAAGAAGTTTTTCCAAAGTGAAATTATGGAAAGAATAAGGAGCGGAAGGCCCTGAAAGATTGTATACGATCAGGCCCGGGCTTTCCTTTGCAAATTCTACTAAGGAAAATTCTCCCATGTGAGAAGTTCCAAAGAACGTGAGCACTTTTTGGTCTTCCGTTTTTGAATCCGTCTCTTTTTTCATAGTAGAAAGGACCTTGTCTTTCATATTATAAAAATAATATTCAGCTCCTGTTTCCGTATAAGGCCTGATCTTCTCGGAAGAAAGAAGTCGATCCCATACGATGAGTAAGGCGGCAATCCCGAGAGGGATCCAAAGAATTTTGCGCTGTAACAAAGGAATTTTTTTCATAATCTAAAACGCGAAGTAGATAAAATCTTGTCCCTTGCCCGCGTAATTTCCGAAGATCAAAGCTCCGATCAACAGAAAAGCAAGTAAAAGTTTGGCCCTGTTTCTTTGGAACCAAAGAGGATAATGTGCCGGAGCTTCCGCAGCATGGAAAATGATTCCTCCGATAATATAAGGAATTACTAAATTGAAAGAAAGAGTACTAGCCTGCTCAGGACGGATATGAAGAAACCAGCTTTTGAAAATGTAAAAACAATCCCCTATATTAAAAGAACGGAAGAATACCGCCGCAAGTGTAAATAATAGATATGTCCATAGGATCCGAACCCCTTGGAAAAATTTCCCGGTTTCAGGCAGGACCCTCAAACCCTTTCTTTCCATGAACCTTTCCACAAACAGAAAGAATCCGTGAGAAAGTCCCCAGGCTAAAAATGTCCAGTTTGCTCCATGCCATAAACCCCCCAAAGCGAAAGTGATCGTTTGGTTGATATTGGTCCTGAACTCGGAGATCCTGCTTCCACCCAAAGGAATATAAATATAATCCTTAAGCCAAGTGCCCAGGGTGATATGCCATTTTCTCCAAAGCTCATGGATGTTCTTGCTGAAAAATGGAGCGTTGAAGTTCCTCGGTATATTAAATCCGAATAATAAAGCGCAACCTCTAGCTACGTCCGTATATCCGGAGAAGTCGGAATATACCTGCCAAGTAAATCCGATAGCCGCCAAAAGTAAAGATCCGCTTCCGTATTCTTTCGGTCTTAAAAATACAGGATCGATCAAACTTCCTAAATTGTCGGCGATCAGGATCTTTTTGCATGCTCCGAGTCCGACCAAAAATAACCCGATATAGATCGCGGTCTTATGAATTCTTAAATGTTCCAGTCTCGGGAAAAAATCTTTCGCCCTCATGATAGGTCCTGCGACCAACTGAGGGAAAAATAACAAGAACAAAGTAAAATGGAAGAAACTCGGAAGCTCTTCCACCTTTCCACGATAGACATCTATCATGAAAGCCATGACTTGAAATGTATAAAAGCTGATGGCTAAAGGAAGAATGATCCTAAAAGAAAATGTACTCGTATTAAATAGGGATAAATTCGTTACGTAGAATAGATTGTCAGAAACGAAATAAAAATATTTGAATATTCCTAAGTTGATCAAGTCGATCAATACGATAATCGTGAGCAATTTTTTACTTTTTGTCTTTGCGATCGGCTGTAAGAAAAGATAATTTACAAATACGATCCCCATGAGATGCAAAAGGAAAGGGGGATTCCAAGACGCGTAAAATGCTAAGGATGCAATGAGCAATACCCATTCTCTGTACTTGCGACTTTCCCAAGACCAATATAGAACATAAACGATCAGAAAGAATACGAAAAATAAAGTGGAGGTAAAGATCATTTTTATTTTTTCCGGTTCAACCCAAGGATAGAGGGTAAGTCGGCGGAAAATATCGCGGAGAATTTTTCCATTCCTGCCTTATTCAAATGGATAAGATCGTAATAATAATCCCCGTTATTTGCTCCATCTAGGCTCGCTTGATAATCGAGTAGCGGGGTAGTCGGATCAATCTTTCGGATCTCTTCTTCCCAGATCTTATTCCTGTCCGGACTTCTCCAATTCTTAATGATCTCACTATACGGTGCGATCACTCCTATGATCTTGATCTTTTGTCCATTTTCCAGGCCGACTTGGCGAATATCATTATGCAGGATCTTTAATCTATGGAAGTAGTTGTTCACCTGTTTGGTCCTTTCTACTTTGATAGGAGTTTTTTCTCCTAATCCGCAGGTGTCCCAGATCGCTTTCTTATGGAATTGGTCCGAACCCACAGGAGCAGCGATCCCATTCCCAGGATTTGTGATTTTCAAACAAGATTTGATATCTTTTACTTCCGGGAACATACTGATACTCGGAAGATTTGTATTCTCATGCGGCCAAGGAGTAAGCTTTGCTTCTTTTTTCCTTCTGCTGATATCTTTCAAACGTTTGGACGGATCTAAGATAAAATCCCTGATATCCCTTCTGTATGCGATACTTTTGAACGCCAAAAATCCAAGATCGTCATAACGCACATTATAATTGAATTCGTAGATTAAAGGAAAAGCCATTCTTCTATCCAACTCTCCAAGCATAGCAAGAGTGTGGATTTGTAGGTCTTCTTGGTCTACCCACGGCGTGGAGATTTCCAGAATATGTAAGACGGTATGTACTTTAGGGAATTTAGGAAGAAGGTTCCGCACAAGTGCA
It encodes the following:
- a CDS encoding DUF1574 family protein, coding for MKKIPLLQRKILWIPLGIAALLIVWDRLLSSEKIRPYTETGAEYYFYNMKDKVLSTMKKETDSKTEDQKVLTFFGTSHMGEFSLVEFAKESPGLIVYNLSGPSAPYSFHNFTLEKLLKKEIPLDYAILEYYPDSGTDFANRYPLRYSYDFPFFLKYWDIFSTNEWDSFLKARVFRTSVFPPRFKEAFSRIKNPWEVQQLMYVRDILINESDKFKGGIPNGLLANTPEDKLGSESERIFNESYKNFKSSKVQEYFLRNFLKTARENHIKVVLWTPLLYSTFSEKVRSAPFFQEWIRLRNKLVQEYPETLVLDMEEYRSRMKCQKFIDPHHLSGGCYAEPTRFLVEFLQEKGNLPKTR
- a CDS encoding MBOAT family O-acyltransferase, translated to MIFTSTLFFVFFLIVYVLYWSWESRKYREWVLLIASLAFYASWNPPFLLHLMGIVFVNYLFLQPIAKTKSKKLLTIIVLIDLINLGIFKYFYFVSDNLFYVTNLSLFNTSTFSFRIILPLAISFYTFQVMAFMIDVYRGKVEELPSFFHFTLFLLFFPQLVAGPIMRAKDFFPRLEHLRIHKTAIYIGLFLVGLGACKKILIADNLGSLIDPVFLRPKEYGSGSLLLAAIGFTWQVYSDFSGYTDVARGCALLFGFNIPRNFNAPFFSKNIHELWRKWHITLGTWLKDYIYIPLGGSRISEFRTNINQTITFALGGLWHGANWTFLAWGLSHGFFLFVERFMERKGLRVLPETGKFFQGVRILWTYLLFTLAAVFFRSFNIGDCFYIFKSWFLHIRPEQASTLSFNLVIPYIIGGIIFHAAEAPAHYPLWFQRNRAKLLLAFLLIGALIFGNYAGKGQDFIYFAF
- a CDS encoding SGNH/GDSL hydrolase family protein → MNPYISLIRQRSFWIPILVLALFDLCLQTGVYRPYLKKGSFAANVIRNTDYVLEKKAEFEPTILLLGTSVAHQGLSLKTLNETLEPYGEKIQSIAMEGTELVVQDALVRNLLPKFPKVHTVLHILEISTPWVDQEDLQIHTLAMLGELDRRMAFPLIYEFNYNVRYDDLGFLAFKSIAYRRDIRDFILDPSKRLKDISRRKKEAKLTPWPHENTNLPSISMFPEVKDIKSCLKITNPGNGIAAPVGSDQFHKKAIWDTCGLGEKTPIKVERTKQVNNYFHRLKILHNDIRQVGLENGQKIKIIGVIAPYSEIIKNWRSPDRNKIWEEEIRKIDPTTPLLDYQASLDGANNGDYYYDLIHLNKAGMEKFSAIFSADLPSILGLNRKK